The following are encoded in a window of Sutcliffiella horikoshii genomic DNA:
- a CDS encoding M20 family metallopeptidase, translated as MKQILIDFLDSHKNDFFEISTYIGENPELGHEEFKSAKVLSDKLSEHGFEVELGTCGLATAFEAAFDSGKPGPTIGFMCEYDALPEIGHACGHNLIGTMGIAAGIATSKVIKETGGKVIVYGTPAEETKGGKVTMAEQGVFDKLDVAMMVHPLHSYVKSGSSLAMDAIQFEFFGKPAHAAANPEKGINALDAVIQTFNGINALRQHVTSDTRIHGIIPEGGKAANVVPDYAVAQFYVRAKTRSYVNELVEKVKSIAEGAAMMTGATMKMSNYELSYDNMVTNETLSDIFTEQLVSLGVDSSEIVENRDGSGSLDMGNVSLVVPSIHPYIKICNELYSCHTTEFRDAAMSAQGKEAMILGSKAMATTAYELLTKQELLVKIKEEFEKAPK; from the coding sequence ATGAAGCAAATTCTAATAGATTTCCTTGATTCACATAAAAATGATTTTTTTGAGATTAGTACATATATAGGTGAAAACCCTGAACTTGGACATGAGGAATTCAAATCAGCAAAAGTCCTTTCAGATAAACTTTCTGAACACGGCTTTGAAGTGGAATTAGGTACTTGTGGGCTGGCAACGGCTTTTGAAGCTGCATTTGACAGTGGGAAACCGGGTCCAACCATCGGGTTTATGTGTGAATATGACGCCCTACCTGAGATCGGGCATGCATGCGGTCATAATTTAATAGGCACAATGGGTATCGCAGCCGGCATTGCCACTAGTAAAGTTATAAAAGAGACTGGTGGCAAAGTGATTGTCTATGGGACTCCTGCAGAAGAGACCAAAGGCGGCAAGGTGACAATGGCGGAGCAAGGTGTCTTTGATAAATTGGATGTAGCCATGATGGTTCATCCACTTCATTCCTATGTGAAGAGCGGGTCTTCGCTTGCGATGGATGCAATCCAATTTGAATTCTTCGGGAAACCTGCCCATGCAGCGGCAAACCCCGAAAAAGGAATTAATGCATTGGATGCTGTGATTCAGACTTTTAACGGTATAAATGCACTAAGACAACATGTTACCAGCGATACACGTATTCATGGAATCATTCCTGAAGGTGGAAAAGCAGCAAACGTGGTGCCTGATTATGCCGTTGCTCAATTTTACGTGCGTGCTAAAACACGGAGTTATGTGAATGAATTGGTAGAAAAAGTGAAATCTATAGCAGAAGGCGCAGCGATGATGACGGGGGCCACCATGAAAATGTCCAACTATGAACTATCCTACGATAACATGGTGACCAATGAAACACTTTCAGATATCTTTACAGAACAACTGGTATCTCTTGGAGTTGACTCCAGTGAGATTGTTGAAAATAGAGACGGATCTGGTTCATTGGATATGGGAAATGTAAGTCTAGTAGTTCCCTCCATACACCCTTATATAAAAATCTGCAATGAGTTATATAGTTGCCATACCACTGAATTCCGTGATGCAGCAATGAGTGCGCAAGGAAAAGAGGCAATGATCCTTGGATCAAAAGCAATGGCAACTACCGCATATGAACTTTTAACCAAACAAGAGCTTCTAGTGAAAATAAAAGAAGAGTTCGAGAAGGCTCCAAAGTAA
- a CDS encoding IS256 family transposase translates to MTNINITINLEQLKAEVEKSSLGSPVKASLALVLNSLMEKERDEYINALSHERTDDRRGYRNGYYERELITGTGSLTLKVPRTRDGEFSTSVFQKYERCEQALILSMIEMVVNGVSTRKVTKIVEELCGKGVSKSLVSNLTKSLDPIVNEWRNRPLNTLYYPYIYVDAMYIKVRENDRVVSKGVLIACGVNEEGHREIIGLRVTHGESEESWSNFFDHLKSRGIQSPKMVISDAHAGLVAAIKESFLGTSWQRCCVHFLRNIMDSFPKKNSSEAKTELKEIFRTSNIKLSRELKRDFIEKYYEVKGFTKVIETLDAGFEDAMQFHSQKAELHKHLRTTNMLERVNREIRRRERVIQIFPNDQSAIRIIGSVLMKMEEEWSKSKYIHHI, encoded by the coding sequence ATGACCAACATTAATATTACTATAAATTTGGAACAACTTAAAGCCGAGGTAGAAAAAAGCTCTTTAGGATCCCCGGTAAAAGCATCTTTAGCCCTTGTATTGAATTCGCTTATGGAGAAAGAAAGGGACGAATATATTAATGCTCTCTCTCACGAGAGAACGGATGACCGCAGAGGATATCGGAATGGCTACTATGAACGAGAATTAATTACCGGCACTGGCTCACTCACATTAAAGGTTCCCCGAACTCGTGATGGTGAATTTTCAACTTCTGTATTCCAAAAGTATGAGCGATGCGAACAAGCTCTAATTCTTTCTATGATTGAGATGGTTGTAAATGGAGTCTCAACTCGTAAAGTTACCAAGATTGTAGAAGAACTGTGTGGAAAAGGTGTATCTAAATCACTAGTATCTAACCTCACTAAATCATTGGATCCAATAGTTAATGAGTGGAGAAACCGCCCACTAAACACCCTTTATTATCCATACATATATGTTGATGCCATGTATATTAAAGTTCGTGAGAACGATAGGGTTGTTTCAAAAGGAGTACTTATAGCTTGCGGTGTAAACGAAGAAGGACATAGAGAGATTATTGGGTTAAGGGTTACCCATGGGGAATCAGAAGAAAGTTGGTCTAATTTCTTTGATCACCTAAAATCAAGAGGGATACAATCACCTAAGATGGTGATTTCTGATGCACATGCAGGGTTAGTGGCTGCTATAAAAGAATCCTTTTTAGGAACCTCTTGGCAAAGGTGTTGTGTTCATTTTCTTAGGAATATAATGGACTCCTTTCCTAAGAAAAACTCTTCAGAAGCAAAAACAGAACTCAAGGAAATCTTTAGAACATCCAACATTAAATTGAGCCGAGAACTGAAGCGCGACTTTATTGAGAAGTATTACGAAGTAAAAGGGTTTACTAAGGTAATTGAAACGTTGGATGCTGGCTTTGAAGATGCAATGCAGTTTCATTCTCAAAAAGCTGAGCTTCACAAACACTTACGTACAACCAATATGCTAGAAAGAGTAAATAGGGAAATAAGGAGAAGAGAAAGGGTAATTCAAATTTTCCCGAACGATCAATCTGCAATACGTATAATTGGATCTGTACTGATGAAAATGGAGGAAGAATGGAGTAAGTCAAAGTATATACACCATATCTAA
- a CDS encoding LLM class flavin-dependent oxidoreductase, with amino-acid sequence MTVRNNQIPLSVLDLAPIVEGSNAQTSFKNSVELARHVESLGFTRYWLAEHHNMRGIASSATSVVIGHIAGATKSIRVGSGGIMLPNHAPLVIAEQFGTLESLYPGRIDLGLGRAPGSDQLTAAALRRERKTGGEDFPNQLAELRSYFHPDGTTRVKAVPGEGLDVPIWLLGSSGFSAKLSAEQGLPFAFASHFSPDYTLPALQIYRSSFKPSEDLEKPYAMIGVNVIAADSDEEAEYLATSIQQQFLNLIRGNPGQLKPPVEDMDSLWSEYEKHVVAQQLIYTVTGNAETVKKKLEAIVEETQADELIVNTHVYDQQARLKSYQILADAWFGQ; translated from the coding sequence ATGACAGTACGAAATAACCAGATACCATTATCCGTCTTGGATCTTGCCCCAATTGTAGAAGGAAGTAATGCTCAGACATCTTTTAAAAATAGTGTGGAACTTGCAAGACATGTGGAAAGTTTAGGTTTTACCCGCTATTGGCTTGCTGAACACCATAATATGAGAGGAATCGCAAGTTCTGCAACTTCTGTCGTGATCGGGCATATAGCAGGGGCAACAAAGTCCATAAGAGTTGGGTCCGGCGGCATTATGCTACCTAATCATGCCCCGCTTGTCATTGCAGAACAGTTTGGAACGTTGGAATCCTTATATCCAGGCAGAATTGACCTTGGCCTCGGCCGGGCACCAGGAAGTGACCAACTGACTGCGGCGGCACTTAGACGCGAACGCAAAACAGGGGGAGAGGATTTTCCTAATCAGTTAGCGGAATTACGCTCTTATTTTCATCCTGATGGAACCACAAGAGTAAAAGCGGTCCCAGGAGAGGGATTGGATGTTCCGATTTGGTTGCTCGGTTCAAGTGGCTTCAGCGCAAAACTTTCTGCTGAACAAGGACTGCCTTTTGCATTTGCCAGTCATTTTTCACCAGATTACACTCTGCCTGCACTTCAAATCTATCGCAGTTCTTTTAAGCCATCAGAAGATTTGGAGAAGCCGTATGCCATGATTGGCGTGAACGTAATAGCTGCTGATAGTGATGAGGAAGCTGAATACCTAGCGACCTCCATTCAGCAACAGTTCCTTAATTTAATCCGCGGCAACCCAGGCCAATTGAAGCCACCTGTGGAAGACATGGACTCCCTGTGGAGTGAGTATGAAAAACATGTGGTTGCACAACAGTTGATATATACCGTTACGGGTAACGCAGAAACAGTTAAGAAGAAACTTGAAGCAATAGTGGAAGAAACACAAGCAGACGAACTAATTGTGAATACTCATGTGTATGATCAGCAGGCAAGGTTAAAATCATATCAGATTTTGGCAGATGCTTGGTTTGGACAATAG
- a CDS encoding NADH:flavin oxidoreductase/NADH oxidase family protein — protein MADLHDILLLPNGVKIKNRFFKAAMSEGMADEHNKPTKKLVRLYETWAESEAGIVVTGNVMVDKRALGEPRNVVVENEKDLDLLKSWANAGTKNGTHLWMQINHPGKQVFKGIVKEAVAPSKVEFEPKLQRYFPIARELQEEEIFDIIQRFANTAKIAKKAGFTGVQLHGAHGYLISQFLSPRHNKRTDQWGGSLENRMRFLLEIYKTVRKEVGDSFPIGVKLNSADFMKAGFTEDEALQVIETLDQLGIDLIEVSGGSYESPQMTGVNVKESSKKREAYFLEFASEAKKVSTAPLVVTGGFRTLNGMKEAILEGSTSMVGLARPMAVYPFLPKELLQGKRETIELAPRKTGIKLVDQTAMLELTWYSNQLERIGKDKPTNPELSPKVALIQSLWKNGLDVFQMRRV, from the coding sequence ATGGCTGATTTACACGACATATTGTTGCTCCCAAATGGGGTTAAAATAAAAAACAGATTTTTTAAAGCAGCGATGAGCGAAGGGATGGCTGACGAACACAATAAACCGACAAAAAAACTTGTTCGTCTTTATGAGACTTGGGCAGAAAGTGAAGCAGGTATCGTTGTGACAGGCAATGTCATGGTCGATAAACGTGCGCTTGGGGAACCTCGAAATGTCGTCGTGGAAAATGAAAAAGATCTAGATTTATTGAAGAGTTGGGCGAATGCAGGAACTAAGAACGGCACTCACCTTTGGATGCAAATCAATCATCCAGGCAAACAAGTTTTTAAAGGAATCGTTAAAGAAGCGGTTGCCCCGTCCAAAGTGGAGTTTGAACCAAAACTTCAACGTTACTTTCCGATAGCAAGAGAGCTGCAAGAAGAAGAAATCTTTGACATCATCCAACGATTTGCCAACACTGCTAAAATTGCCAAGAAAGCTGGATTTACCGGTGTTCAACTCCATGGTGCACATGGTTATCTTATCAGTCAGTTTTTATCACCTCGACATAATAAAAGAACAGACCAGTGGGGCGGTTCACTTGAAAACCGAATGAGATTTCTGTTGGAAATCTATAAAACGGTTCGAAAAGAAGTTGGGGACTCTTTCCCGATTGGAGTGAAACTTAATTCTGCAGACTTTATGAAGGCAGGATTTACAGAGGATGAAGCATTACAGGTTATCGAGACATTAGATCAACTGGGAATAGACTTGATTGAAGTTTCAGGAGGTTCCTATGAAAGCCCGCAAATGACAGGTGTAAATGTAAAAGAAAGCAGCAAGAAAAGAGAAGCGTACTTTCTTGAATTTGCCTCAGAAGCTAAGAAGGTTTCAACAGCACCGCTTGTTGTTACCGGAGGATTCAGGACATTAAATGGAATGAAGGAAGCAATTCTTGAAGGGTCAACTTCGATGGTGGGATTAGCTCGCCCGATGGCCGTCTATCCTTTTCTTCCTAAAGAACTTCTGCAAGGAAAAAGAGAAACGATTGAATTAGCGCCTAGAAAGACAGGAATAAAACTAGTGGATCAAACCGCCATGCTAGAATTGACATGGTATAGCAATCAGTTAGAGCGCATAGGAAAAGATAAGCCAACTAATCCGGAACTGTCTCCTAAAGTGGCACTAATACAGTCACTATGGAAAAATGGATTAGATGTCTTCCAAATGAGAAGAGTATAA